The Streptomyces sp. ALI-76-A nucleotide sequence GCCCGGTTCGCCGCCGAGCCGCTGGACGACGTGTTCGAGGCATGGGTGTACGGGACGGCGCTCCCGCCGCTGCCGGCACCGGACGCGCGGATCCCGGCCCGGCCCACGCACCCGCCCACCAACGCGGGTCCGGCGTAGGGCCGGTCCGGCGGGACGGCGGCGCGCGGCGTGAGCGCGAAGGCCGTGTGAGGGGCCCGGAGCAGCGTGCGGCTCCGGGCGTCACCCGTGCCGCGGGACGGATCCGCGGACGTCCGCTCGGCCTCCCCGGCACAATGGTGCGCATGTCCCGACGCAGCACTCGCGCCGCCCGGCCGGCCGGCGCCGCCCGCCCCGCCGGCTGTCCCTGCGGGCTCCCCGAGCCGTACGACGCGTGCTGCGGCCGCTTCCACGCGGGCGCCGCCGCGCCGACCGCCGAGGCGCTCATGCGGTCCCGCTACAGCGCCTTCGTGCAGGCGAACGCGGCCTATCTGCTGCGGACCTGGCATCCCCGGACGCGCCCGGACCGGCTCGACCTCGGTCCCGGGACGCGGTGGACGGGGCTGGAGATTCTCGCCGTGCGGGACGGGTCGGCGTTCCACACCACGGGGACGGTGACCTTCCGGGCCTCGTTCCGGGGCGGGTCGCTGCACGAGCGGAGCCGGTTCGAGCGGGTGGACGGGGCCTGGGCCTACCTGGACGGGGAGTTCCCCGACTGACCCCGGCCGGCCGTCACGGGGCCAGGATGTCCAGCTCCTGGAGGGCGCCCACCGTTATCTCGCGGGTCAGTTCCTCGGCGCGGGTCCCGTCGCCCGCGCGGACCGCCTCGGCGACCTGGACGTGGAGGGTGACGGCGGCCGGGTCGGGGTCCTCGAACATGACCTCGTGGTGGGTACGGCCCGCGAGGACCTCGGCGACCACGTCACCGAGACGGGCGAACATCTCGTTGCCGGAGGCGTTGAGGATCACCCGGTGGAAGGCGATGTCGTGGAGGAGGTAGCCCTCCAGCTGGTGGCCGCGTGAGTGGGCCACCATGCCCAGGGCGCACTCGGTGAGTTCGGCGCACTGTTCGGCGGTGGCGAGCTTGGCGGCCAGGCCCGCGGCGACCGGTTCGATCGCCGAGCGCAGCACGGTGAGGGAGCGCAGCTGGCGGGCGCGGTCGGCGCCGGCCAGGCGCCAGCGGATGACCTGGGGGTCGTAGACGTTCCACTCGTTCGTGGGACGCACCGTCACGCCCACCCGGCGGCGGGACTCGACCAGGTGCATGGACTCCAGGACGCGGACCGCCTCGCGCATCACCGAGCGTGAGACGTCGAAACGCTGGGCGAGTTCGTCGGTGCGCAGGACACTGCCCGGCGGGTACTCACCCGCGGTGATGGCGGGACCGAGGCTCTCCAGTACCTGGCCGTGCAGCCCCCGTCCCGATGTGCTCATGCACTCAGCGTACGGGGCACGTCACACGGACAATAAGTCAGACTTATTTGGCACAGACTCTTGAATTCGTCGTACCAATGGGTTTCAGTATGGCCGACGTCAGATGTCGACGTCGGATGTCGAGGAAGACAGCGAGGCAGTGATGCGTACCCCTCATGTCGTCGTGGTGATGGGCGTCGCCGGCACGGGCAAGACCACGATCGGTCCCCTGCTCGCCGCCCGGCTGGGCGTCCCGTATGCGGAGGGTGACGACTTCCACCCGCCGGCCAACATCGCCAGGATGTCGGCCGGCACCCCGCTCGGCGACGCGGACCGGTGGCCGTGGCTGGACGCCATCGGCGACTGGGCGCACGGGCGGGCCGGGCTCGGCGGAGTCGTCAGCTGTTCGGCGCTGAAGCGGTCGTACCGCGACCGGCTCAGGGCCGCGGCTCCGGGAGTGGTGTTCGTGCATCTCGCGGGTGACCGGGCGCTGATCGAGGACCGGATGGCGCGGCGGCGGGGTCACTTCATGCCGACGGCGCTGCTGGACTCGCAGTTCGCCACGCTCCAGCCGCTCGGCGCCGACGAGGCCGGGGTCGTCGTGGACGTCACCGGCAGCCCGGAGGAGATCACCGGGCGGGCGGCGCGGGCGCTGGACGCCCTTCCCGGCGCGCCCGCGCCGGAGGCGTCCCCCGCGAAGGCGCCCCCCTCCGACGCGCCGCTTCCCGACGCGCCCCAGTAACACCTCTCCCTCTCCCCGTCCCCCCCGTACCTGCAAGGGAACCCCCGTGACCAGACTCAACGTCGAGCTGCTGGCAGCGGACGCACCGGAGCCGATCACCTCGGCCGGCCACGCTCAGCTGGGTATAGCCGTTCTGGCGGGCATCGCCGTCATCGTCCTGCTCATCACCAGGTTCAAACTCCACGCGTTCCTGTCACTGACCATCGGGTCACTGGCGCTCGGCGCGTTCGCCGGGGCGCCGCTCGACAAGACGATCACCAGCTTCACCACCGGGCTCGGCTCCACCGTCGCCGGCGTGGGCGTGCTGATCGCCCTGGGCGCGATCCTCGGCAAGATGCTCGCCGACTCCGGGGGCGCCGACCAGATCGTCGACACGATCCTCGCGAAGGCCAGCGGCCGCACCATGCCGTGGGCGATGGTGCTGATCGCCTCGGTGATCGGTCTGCCGCTGTTCTTCGAGGTCGGCGTGGTGCTGCTGATCCCGGTCGTGCTGATGGTCGCCAAGCGGGGCAACTTCTCGCTGATGCGGATCGGCATCCCGGCGCTCGCGGGCCTGTCCGTGATGCACGGGCTGGTCCCGCCGCACCCCGGCCCGCTGGTCGCGATCGACGCGGTCCAGGCCAACCTGGGTGTCACACTGGCGCTCGGCGTGCTCGTCGCCATCCCGACGGTGATCATCGCCGGTCCGCTGTTCGGGCGGTACGCGGCCCGCTGGGTGGACGTGCCCGCGCCGGACCGGATGGTGCCGCAGCGCGCCTCCGAGGAGCTGGAGCGGACGCCGGGCTTCGGCGCGACGCTCGCCACGATCCTCCTGCCGGTCGTCCTGATGCTCTCCAAGGCGCTGGTCGACATCGTCGTCGACGACCCGACACACAGCGTGCAGCGCGCCTTCGACGTCATCGGCTCCCCGCTGATCGCCCTGCTCGCCGCCGTGCTGGTGGGCATCTTCACGCTCCTGCGGCCCGCCGGGTTCGCCAGGGAGCGGGTCTCGCAGCTCGTCGAGAAGGGTCTCGCGCCCATCGCCGGCATCCTGCTGATCGTCGGCGCGGGCGGCGGCTTCAAGCAGACGCTGATCGACTCCGGCGTCGGCCAGATGATCCTGGACATCTCCGAGGACTGGTCGATCCCGGCGCTGCTGCTGGCCTGGCTGATCGCGGTCGCGATCCGGCTGGCGACCGGCTCGGCGACGGTGGCGACGATCTCGGCGGCCGGCCTGGTCGCCCCGCTCGCGGCCGACATGTCGACCACGCACACGGCCCTGCTGGTCCTCGCCATCGGCGCCGGCTCGCTGTTCTTCAGCCATGTCAACGACGCCGGGTTCTGGCTGGTGAAGGAGTACTTCGGCCTGACCGTCGGCCAGACCATCAAGACCTGGTCCGTCATGGAGACGATCATCTCGGTGGTCGCCGGAGGCGTGGTCCTGCTCCTCTCGCTGATCATTTAGGGGTACGAGGACGAGTCACCCGGTGTTCGGCATCAGCGGCCGGACCGCCCTGGTCACCGGCTCCGGCCGGGGCATCGGCCTCGCGCCGGCCCGCGGACCGGCCGAGGCGGGCTGCCGGGTCGTCCTCGACGGACGGGACCGCGAGCGGCTCTCCGAGGCCGCCGCCGAGGTGCCCGCGGGAGGCGCGGCCGGCGTTCGCGCCGGCCGCGGACCGGAGCCGGTCGGGCAAGGTGCTGCTGGACTTCGGCGCGCGCGGGGGTCACGGCCGCCACAGCGGGTGTTCGCTGTCCGCCCACTCCCGGCTCACCGTCCCCGTCCGCATGCCCCGCCGCGCCTCCGGGTCTGCGAGCGCCATGCCGACGTGGCCGGCCAGGACGATGCCGAGGGTGAGCGCCAGCCAGTCGTGGACGAAGGTCGCGCTGGTGCGCCACTGGATCGGGGTGAGGTGGGTGAACCACATCAGCAGGCCCGTGCCGAGCATGACGAGGGTCGCTCCGGCGACCCAGGCCGCGTAGAGCTTCTGGCCGGCGTTGAACTTGC carries:
- a CDS encoding YchJ family metal-binding protein, whose amino-acid sequence is MSRRSTRAARPAGAARPAGCPCGLPEPYDACCGRFHAGAAAPTAEALMRSRYSAFVQANAAYLLRTWHPRTRPDRLDLGPGTRWTGLEILAVRDGSAFHTTGTVTFRASFRGGSLHERSRFERVDGAWAYLDGEFPD
- a CDS encoding FadR/GntR family transcriptional regulator; protein product: MSTSGRGLHGQVLESLGPAITAGEYPPGSVLRTDELAQRFDVSRSVMREAVRVLESMHLVESRRRVGVTVRPTNEWNVYDPQVIRWRLAGADRARQLRSLTVLRSAIEPVAAGLAAKLATAEQCAELTECALGMVAHSRGHQLEGYLLHDIAFHRVILNASGNEMFARLGDVVAEVLAGRTHHEVMFEDPDPAAVTLHVQVAEAVRAGDGTRAEELTREITVGALQELDILAP
- a CDS encoding gluconokinase produces the protein MRTPHVVVVMGVAGTGKTTIGPLLAARLGVPYAEGDDFHPPANIARMSAGTPLGDADRWPWLDAIGDWAHGRAGLGGVVSCSALKRSYRDRLRAAAPGVVFVHLAGDRALIEDRMARRRGHFMPTALLDSQFATLQPLGADEAGVVVDVTGSPEEITGRAARALDALPGAPAPEASPAKAPPSDAPLPDAPQ
- a CDS encoding gluconate:H+ symporter; translation: MTRLNVELLAADAPEPITSAGHAQLGIAVLAGIAVIVLLITRFKLHAFLSLTIGSLALGAFAGAPLDKTITSFTTGLGSTVAGVGVLIALGAILGKMLADSGGADQIVDTILAKASGRTMPWAMVLIASVIGLPLFFEVGVVLLIPVVLMVAKRGNFSLMRIGIPALAGLSVMHGLVPPHPGPLVAIDAVQANLGVTLALGVLVAIPTVIIAGPLFGRYAARWVDVPAPDRMVPQRASEELERTPGFGATLATILLPVVLMLSKALVDIVVDDPTHSVQRAFDVIGSPLIALLAAVLVGIFTLLRPAGFARERVSQLVEKGLAPIAGILLIVGAGGGFKQTLIDSGVGQMILDISEDWSIPALLLAWLIAVAIRLATGSATVATISAAGLVAPLAADMSTTHTALLVLAIGAGSLFFSHVNDAGFWLVKEYFGLTVGQTIKTWSVMETIISVVAGGVVLLLSLII